In Phoenix dactylifera cultivar Barhee BC4 unplaced genomic scaffold, palm_55x_up_171113_PBpolish2nd_filt_p 000057F, whole genome shotgun sequence, the following are encoded in one genomic region:
- the LOC120104641 gene encoding uncharacterized protein LOC120104641, with protein sequence MGLYMLDWWERYLFNILILILLWFICYNGSRFATEFYER encoded by the exons ATGGGCCTCTACATGCTCGATTGGTGGGAGCGCTACCTCTTCA ACATATTAATCCTTATTTTGCTCTGGTTCATCTGCTACAATGGATCTCGTTTCGCAACTGAGTTCTATGAAAGGTAA